GAAGGATTTTTCGATATTTTGATAGAAATTAGCAGAGAATATTCAATAAAAAAGAATGAAAAAAGCTTCTTAGATTTTAATGATATTGAAATAATGTGCAAAAAAGCTCTGGGAAATGAAAATATTTTAAAATCTTGTAAAGAAAAATACAAATATTTTATGATAGATGAATATCAAGATACATCAAATCTACAAAGAGATATTTTTTATATGTTATGCAGTGATAAAGAGGATTTGGATAGGAACAATCTTTTTGTAGTTGGAGACCCTAAACAAGCTATATATAGTTTTAGAGGAGCGAACATCAAAGTATTTGAGAAAACTAGGGAAGATATAAGAAAAAGTGGCGGGAAAGACATCACTTTTTATGAAAATCATAGAACTCATCCAAATATAATGGAGCCTATTAATTACATTTATTCCAATAAAATGAAGGACCGATACGATAGTTTAGTCGCAGTTAATGAAATTGGAGATGTAATCGGTAGAGATGAATTTAAACTCAACAATAAGGATGCAAAAACAAAAGATGATTCTACAGATATTTTGGTTTCATGCATTAATGAAAATAATTTTAAAGACACTGCAATCTTAGCTAGAACTAAGAATGATTTCTCGGAATACGAAAAAAGTTTGAATAACAGAAATATTCCTTATTATATTTTCGACAAACAAGGACTGGAAGAATGCAGAGAAATATTAAATCTGATTCAGTTCATAAAATACGCAAGATATGACGATGAAATAAGCAAAGTCGGAATATTATCTAATGTTTATGATGTGGATTACAATGAAATATTGAATCAAACAGAAAAATATCAATCAATAATGAAAATAATTGATAAACAAGCAGAGGAATTTACGGAAAATCTTACAAAATATACTATTTACGACTCTATATCTAATTATATTGAACAGATTGATTACTTAGGTTTGTTTAGCGAACTTCAAGCAAAAGCAAATGTGATTAAATTTTTGGAAATTGCTAAGCAATTTGATTCCAACAACTATAATATAGAAGACTTTGTAGATTATTTTGAAAATAATACTAACTTATATCAAATGTCTTTTGAAGATGAACACAGTGATTTGGTAAAACTTATGACTATTCATAAATCAAAGGGGTTGGGTTTTGATAAGGTTATAGTGGATAATTTGTCAAAACCATCTATTAATAAAGATAAATTTCTATTATTTATAGACAACGAAAACATTCAAATGCAATTCGTGCTAGATTTTCCTTTTTCAAAATTCAGAATGAAAAAAGTTAAGAAATTAATAGAAGAAGAGGAAGATTACGAAGTTGACAACGTGTACTACACGGCATTCACACGTGCGAAAAAAGAGTTATCATTTTCGAATTCGAAAAAATCAGGACATTTTAAACAAATAAGTCCATACATTGAAGACTTGCAACAACGAGGAAGTATTAGATTTTTGGAATTAAATGAGAAACCTTTTATAATAGAGACATTAGACACAAAATTCGACAAAATAGAGCCGAAAAAAGTAGAAATTAAAAAACTCACTCCAATTGGTATTACGAGTATTTTGAATTCTAATGAAGAAGTTTTCGATAGCAATCTGCAACAATCTTCAATAAATTATATATTGCTTGGTAATCTGGTTCACATGTATGCGAAATTATCTGACGGAGTAAATTCTCCATGTATTAAGGAAGTAGATTTCTTAAATAAAGATGAGAAGAAAATTTTCAATGTCGCAACTAAAAACTTTAATCAATTGATAACAGATTTTTCAAATTATAAAAATGAAATGGATTTTAATTTGCTGTACGAAAATCTAATGATATCAGGATTTATGGACAGAGTGGAATTCTGTGATGAAGAAATAAAAGTTTATGATTATAAAATAAGTTCACAATCACAAGAATACTTGTACGAAAAATATCACATGCAATTGAAGTTTTATTCTTATGTTTTGAATAAAAAATACAATAAAAATATTAAAATGGTTCTTGTGAATTTGAGAAAGGGATATATCATTGAAAAAATTTACGACCAAAATTGTGAACAAGAGGTTGAAGTTTTTCTTAACAATTATTTAAATCAATTGAATTAGCTAAATTATGGGTTATAATAATACATGAGGTGTGATATGAGTATTAAAGTTCTTTTAGTAGAAGATGAAGATAATATAAGACAATTTACAAAAATAAATTTAGCAAGAGAAGGCTTTGAAATTTTGGAAGCTGAGTCTGGAGAAAAAGGAGTAGAACTAGCAGAACTAAACAAACCAGACGTTGCTGTTTTAGACATAATGCTTCCTGGAATTGACGGATTTGAAGTTTGCAAAATTTTAAGAAATAAATTCCCGAATATTGTTATTATAATGTTGACTGCAAAAACTCAAGATAACGATAAAATTGAAGGTCTTGAAAGAGGAGCAGACGATTATTTGACAAAACCATTTAATCCACGTGAATTGATACTTAGAATAAAATCCGTTTTGAGAAGAAGTCCGCAAAAACAAAATAATAGTCAAATTATTGAAGATGAAACATTCAAACTTGATATGTATTCGAGAACTTTTTATAAAAATGGAAAAGAAATTACATTGACTCCAACAGAACTTAACATAATAAAGCTTTTGATGCAAAATCCTGGAAAAGCAATTACTAGAGATGAATTGATGGATAAAGCATGGGGTGAAGATTTTATAGGTGATGCTAAAATTGTTGATGTCAATATGAGAAGATTGAGAAGCAAAATTGAAGAAGATTCAACTCATCCAAAATATATTGTAACGGTTTGGGGAGTTGGTTACAGATGGGAAAATAAAAAATAATGAGTATTAAAAACAAAATAATGTATTCCTTTGTATTTTTAACAAGTATTACCGCGATAATACTTGTTATATTTTCTATTTATGCTACTAAGTTTTATTATTATTCTACAATGGAAGGCGTTTTGAACAACGAAATAAGATATTCGACAAATTTGTACAGCTCGTATATGGCAGATTATGAATTAGATGAAGTAATTGCCGAAGACAAAAACCAGTTTTACAGACAAACTGACTGCCAAGTGCAAATTTTAGACAATAATCAAGTTGTTGTATTTGACTCAATTGCAAGTCCTAATTTGGGAGAAAAAATAGAAACATCAGATGTAATAAGTGCAATAAATGGTCAGAGTGGAAGATACACAGGAAAAGTTAGTTATTCTGATTCAAATATTATTTCTGTTTCTGTTCCACTTGAATCCAGAGGAAAACAAGTCGGGGTTTTAAGATACATTTCAAGTTTAAAAGAAGTAGACAGGGCAATAAGAGTGAAGTCCGTATCTTTTGCTTTGTTCGGGTTTTTGGTAATATTATTCAGTATTTTATTGAGTAAAATTTTGACTAAAAGCATAATTAAACCGATAAATAGTCTTGCTAAAACTGCCGAAAAAATGGCTAAAGGTGATATGGAAGTAAGAGCAAAAGAAAATGACACAGATGAAATTGGAAGACTTGGAATGACTTTGAATTTATTGACGGACAATATTAACAAGAAAGAACAATTGAAAAACGAATTTATTTCAAGTGTTTCACATGAATTGAGAACACCATTAACATCTATAAAAGGGTGGGCGCAAACTTTAAAATACGATCCGTCAGATTTAGAAACAACAACTATGGGCATAGACATAATTGATAGCGAATGCGACAGACTTACAAATATGGTTGAGGAGTTACTTGATTTTTCAAGATTTACTTCTGGAAGAATTTCAATCGTAAAAAGAAAACAAAACTTAATTGAATTAGCAGAACGCATCAAAAACCAATTGCTCCCTAAAGTTCGTTCAAAAGGAATTGATTTGATATTGAATTATGAAAGTCCAGAACTCATCGCTACATTTGACGAAGATAGAATCAAGCAAGTTTTCATTAATATTTTAGATAATGCTATAAAATTTACCTCAGAAAAGGGAACGATAATTATTAATATTGAAAAAACTGAGAAATTTGCAGAAATTTCCATAATAGATACGGGAATTGGAATTTCATTTGAAGAAATAGAACTTGTAACTGGTAAATTCTACAAAGGATCCAATTCTAATTCACATGTAGGTTTGGGGCTTTCTATTTGTGAAGAAATAGTAAAACTTCACAAAGGAGAATTGATGATTAAATCTAAATTAGATGAAGGAACTACAGTTTCGTTTACATTGCCATTAGGAGATGATGAAAATGAAAAAGACAACTAGTATATTGGTAGGTGCGATAGTTTTAATTTTGCTGATTGTTTTCATAATGTTCAGAAACAAAGAACAATCTGCAGTTGAAAATATCAAAGTTCCTGAAAATAATTTATTGGTCGCAGCAGGTGTGTGGCAAATTGATAAGAAAGAAAGTTTTTCTGATTCAAAATCAAAAGCTTCAGATGAAATAGGTAAACTTTATGTCGATGAATCTATAGTTGTTTTCGGAAAAAGATTCACTATAAATCCCAAATTTTCGTCTAAATTTGTAAGTTTGCAAAATTATCTAAGTAAAAAAACAAGCGACGAAAATATAAGTAAGAAATTTTCGAAAGATAAAAAAAAGGTAATTACAATTTCCGATGGTAGCAAGTTTTATCAAGATGTTGTTGTAATGGATAAAAACAATATAATACTTCCATACAACGGTGTACTTTATTACATGAAAAAAACTGAAAACAAAGTTAGCAGAACTTTTATTGAAAATTACCAGTCGACGTATGAAAGTAAATATTATGAGAATAAAGGCAATAATTTAAAAGATAAAGAAAATATTGCTCTTCTAATTGGAATCAAAAATAAAGTTGTAAGAAATGAAAAAACAGATATTTCTTATAGGACAATTTTATTGGATATTGATAAGAAAAACAGGGCACAAATTTATCAAACATCGGCATTGTTTTTCCCTAGAAAAAATGGATTCTGGATTATGGAATACAAAAAGAATGAGTTTGATAATAACTATGTAGAGCAATTTTTAGCTAAGCCAGTTTATTCAGGCGATAATTCTAAGGAAAATAAAAAATTGGAATTTGACTCATCTGC
This Finegoldia magna ATCC 53516 DNA region includes the following protein-coding sequences:
- a CDS encoding sensor histidine kinase, with the translated sequence MSIKNKIMYSFVFLTSITAIILVIFSIYATKFYYYSTMEGVLNNEIRYSTNLYSSYMADYELDEVIAEDKNQFYRQTDCQVQILDNNQVVVFDSIASPNLGEKIETSDVISAINGQSGRYTGKVSYSDSNIISVSVPLESRGKQVGVLRYISSLKEVDRAIRVKSVSFALFGFLVILFSILLSKILTKSIIKPINSLAKTAEKMAKGDMEVRAKENDTDEIGRLGMTLNLLTDNINKKEQLKNEFISSVSHELRTPLTSIKGWAQTLKYDPSDLETTTMGIDIIDSECDRLTNMVEELLDFSRFTSGRISIVKRKQNLIELAERIKNQLLPKVRSKGIDLILNYESPELIATFDEDRIKQVFINILDNAIKFTSEKGTIIINIEKTEKFAEISIIDTGIGISFEEIELVTGKFYKGSNSNSHVGLGLSICEEIVKLHKGELMIKSKLDEGTTVSFTLPLGDDENEKDN
- a CDS encoding UvrD-helicase domain-containing protein, whose amino-acid sequence is MIKFSDNQKLAYSTIDKNVCVNAGAGTGKTEVVSERFRYMYENGIDIKSIVCITFTNKAADEMKDRIIQKLNNPRLVDDINVSTISSFCKKIVSDNSYYLSIDPSFQIIEDDQANKMINEIFDKILENRIDFIKKLGNVLDISYTDTLKIIRDSFNKLRTNNIEFEVIKRETILQLTNLRNIDDEDIIGIKSYLFDLREESDNIKGLTKNSRLYKFLHDDKQNLEITEYTRFLLESFENLGESKKENVQEIIDEINKRVDAILSNKEKQYVDLYEGFFDILIEISREYSIKKNEKSFLDFNDIEIMCKKALGNENILKSCKEKYKYFMIDEYQDTSNLQRDIFYMLCSDKEDLDRNNLFVVGDPKQAIYSFRGANIKVFEKTREDIRKSGGKDITFYENHRTHPNIMEPINYIYSNKMKDRYDSLVAVNEIGDVIGRDEFKLNNKDAKTKDDSTDILVSCINENNFKDTAILARTKNDFSEYEKSLNNRNIPYYIFDKQGLEECREILNLIQFIKYARYDDEISKVGILSNVYDVDYNEILNQTEKYQSIMKIIDKQAEEFTENLTKYTIYDSISNYIEQIDYLGLFSELQAKANVIKFLEIAKQFDSNNYNIEDFVDYFENNTNLYQMSFEDEHSDLVKLMTIHKSKGLGFDKVIVDNLSKPSINKDKFLLFIDNENIQMQFVLDFPFSKFRMKKVKKLIEEEEDYEVDNVYYTAFTRAKKELSFSNSKKSGHFKQISPYIEDLQQRGSIRFLELNEKPFIIETLDTKFDKIEPKKVEIKKLTPIGITSILNSNEEVFDSNLQQSSINYILLGNLVHMYAKLSDGVNSPCIKEVDFLNKDEKKIFNVATKNFNQLITDFSNYKNEMDFNLLYENLMISGFMDRVEFCDEEIKVYDYKISSQSQEYLYEKYHMQLKFYSYVLNKKYNKNIKMVLVNLRKGYIIEKIYDQNCEQEVEVFLNNYLNQLN
- a CDS encoding response regulator transcription factor, whose protein sequence is MSIKVLLVEDEDNIRQFTKINLAREGFEILEAESGEKGVELAELNKPDVAVLDIMLPGIDGFEVCKILRNKFPNIVIIMLTAKTQDNDKIEGLERGADDYLTKPFNPRELILRIKSVLRRSPQKQNNSQIIEDETFKLDMYSRTFYKNGKEITLTPTELNIIKLLMQNPGKAITRDELMDKAWGEDFIGDAKIVDVNMRRLRSKIEEDSTHPKYIVTVWGVGYRWENKK